A single window of Ficedula albicollis isolate OC2 chromosome 8, FicAlb1.5, whole genome shotgun sequence DNA harbors:
- the CENPL gene encoding centromere protein L: PEDAPEDGAARTLPSFRQLSRALPFARSHGRLGISASGRLTVPVLCSQEDADPQKTAFALRKAWTLYSVTPLHRFRRSRLSEYARLLSAFIAAERQKGLAVEVGVELDIKVALSSLAELRGSELDQAALLVQLSSRSRASSRKSEDKLVWSGWFCSVFGDDLSEDVPENFTCLPLFLTHGAESYTALVGSWFQKTFDCCFRRLAISPLNLSWMVAMWAGYKLERAASAVELVFSMPCLSQPLDISYAIHPEDAKALWDTVQKTPGEITQGEVDVFMDCLYAHFHRHFKIHLSAAKLVKVSTGIASAHCDGIVKILHSQYLPGVLMLLTELAISQIQ, from the exons cccgaggacGCGCCGGAGGACGGCGCGGCGCGGACCCTGCCCAGCTTCAGGCAGCTCTCCCGGGCTCTGCCCTTCGCACGGAGCCACGGCCGCCTCGGCATCAGCGCCAGCGGGCGCCTCACCGTGCCGGTGCtgtgctccc AGGAGGACGCGGACCCGCAGAAAACAGCGTTCGCGCTGCGCAAAGCCTGGACGCTGTACAGCGTGACCCCCCTGCACCGCTTCCGCCGCTCCCGCCTCAGCGAATACGCGCGGCTGCTGAGCGCCTTCATCGCCGCCGAGAGGCAGAAGGGGCTGGCGGTGGAGGTGGGCGTCGAGCTGGACATCAAGGTGGCCCTGTCCAGCCTTGCCGAGCTCCGCGGCAGCGAGCTGGACCAGGCTGCCCTCCTGGTGCAG ctctctTCAAGGTCACGAGCTTCATCCAGGAAGTCTGAAGACAAGCTGGTGTGGTCGGGCTGGTTCTGCTCCGTGTTTGGAGACGACCTTTCCGAGGACGTGCCGGAGAACTTCACCTGCCTGCCCCTGTTCCTGACCCACGGGGCTGAGAGCTACACGGCCTTGGTTGGAAGCTGGTTCCAGAAGACTTTTGACTGCTGCTTCCGCCGCCTGGCCATCAGCCCCCTGAACCTCAGCTGGATGGTGGCCATGTGGGCTGGCTACAAGCTGGagagagctgcctctgctgtggaaCTCGTCTTCTCCatgccctgcctgtcccagcccctggatATTTCATACGCCATCCACCCAGAGGATGCCAAAGCTTTGTGGGACACGGTGCAAAAAACACCAGGAGAGATCACCCAGGGGGAGGTGGATGTCTTCATGGACTGCCTTTATGCCCACTTCCACAGGCACTTCAAGATCCACTTGTCAGCTGCAAAGCTGGTGAAGGTTTCCACAGGGATTGCCTCAGCACACTGTGATGGGATTGTGAAG ATTCTCCACAGCCAATACCTGCCTGGAGTGCTGATGCTACTGACTGAACTCGCAATCTCTCAGATACAGTGA